A stretch of DNA from Juglans microcarpa x Juglans regia isolate MS1-56 chromosome 5D, Jm3101_v1.0, whole genome shotgun sequence:
taaattaattgatgCAAATTAATGGATGGTGACTCAAGGAAGAAAAACTAATTTCTATTCAGATAACAGAACAGTAGCATGTGTGACTCTCGGAGTACGTCATACTCATTGCTCTTTGGTGGAATGGACGAAGTATGGGTCTCCAATAACTTTTAGCTCTTTCCACAAAGGAGATAAggagaaatattatatatcagttactatttattttcatattttatatcaataattattttttttttttataaggtgtggaTAGTGGATAATgatttgagaataattttttggattttaatcCGCTGGTGTGCCACccagtgattttatttatttatatttttttcacatttttttaatatttttaaatatttaaaaaaaaaatacaccaatacatttaaaatcactttcttaatcattaagtaaaaacaaattaattttgacCAGCGGTCATAATGGGTCTgcatagtagactttctcttttaATATTGGGTAAATGAAAACAAGGTAATGGAATCTAATGTACCTAACCTCTTGTGTATCACTTCAAGGTGGGGTTTCAAGCTGAGATAGTTTTAAGGGGGTACGCAAAGTTTGTTTCTGCTGGTTAAATTCCAGCGATATATAAATTGTTCAAAAAACTATAAACAAATAAGATGGAATATGATTAAGGGTAACCACTGCAATAATGCAACGAAACAACCTATATTCCAtaacataatcatatatataaggTCTCAGATCAAATTGAAatctaccataaaataaaataaaataagcaacaAAACAATAAACGACCTTCTACATGATCGTGAGTTAATCAGACGTCACTGTTTTTACTTGCCATGGAGGATTCCACGTTCTTCTCCCTCTTGATTTTGTAGCAGATTTTAAAGGTTTTTTCCCCTCCCACTAGCATCTACTTGAAGACATCAATTATGCGAAGAAACCTATAACATATGCTATTTTAAGGAGTTTTATTATGTTAAGTCATATCAATTAGTAAAAGACAATAAATTTGCTTATTTAAGTTTAATAAAACTTGAAGATTgtgttaataaatattaaacaattcGACTGCGTTTGGATGCTAAGGTGATCTTAGGTgatttgatatgtgaatagtagtatttttttttatcccattgaaatgtatttgaatataaatagtcTGAGagatatatctttaaatatatgaagtatgttgagatatgtttaacttttttacgagaagttaaaaaagtaatgagttCTATTAATAATTAGTCGGAGATGGATTGAGACCATcttaacaaccaaacatagccttcatctttcttttctccgtacgattattaaattttataataaaaaaaatagagcattGAGAAAACTCCACAATCAGCttataaacaattaaaaattcacaatttttCCTTATACAACTAGAAATCATCTGTAACAGAAGCACTACCAAAATAACTTGAGACTTTATTTTCCTAAGGAATTTTAAGGAGATGTGTACATGTAACTTATTGAATATTGGAAAATATGATAAAGATTAATATTCAAACTACtcataaatggaaaaaatagaCTCCCACTTTACCCGAGCGTATGAACATCTGAATTGGGCATATATATTACGAGccattctactcatcatccttacagCAAACATCacacttgattttttatttaatgacaATCAACCAGAGGCCAGCAAACGTGTTCTAGCTACCTATGATATGGTGactcattttaaatttatatagtaTCTTATCTTCGTAACCCAAATGATATCCCTCCGATAAGGTGATACTATAAATAACGGGGCTACTGGAAGAGGCAAGAGGCTCACACGAAACCAATCAAACAGTTGCGGCACCAACCGAAGCATTTAGAGATTAAGGCAACATAGACAAGTGAAATAGGACATGAGCAAAAAATGACAACAGAATCTagaaatagaataatgaatattctcttcattataatatatcatattggTATCCACTTATgtgtaatttaaaataatttggacTAAAACAGTTTAAgatcaaaaaaataatgacaagaGTGGCCCTTAATTGATGGAAAATCAACAAATTATGAGTTGTATCGCGGGTTTATAAACTTTTTGAACAAAACAGAgtaaaatgtcaaaatataaTCCGGCAAATTTCTGACGTATCATGAAGACTTCGTTTTTATCCATTGGGTCCATCCTCATTCCTCTGGTTACCGCCCACCATCTCGGTCATGGTCAATAACCCCACTGGCCACACatggaaaatatatttaatttatttcagttAGAGTATAATCTGTTCGGTTTGATATacttttgaataaattttaGGACCGAATTAGTATAtactaattttgtattttcaataACCGATGCCTCACCAGTTACTCTCTTAAACCGTTCTTCTAGTTTTGTCGGTTCTGATTCGATTTTCCaatttttgatatatattaaagctctaatctcttatacttatattaatatatataaatattagtaatacactaatactattggtatagtactattactttatgttagtgataatatagtaattaatatactaatgtatattagtattactaatatatttatcaaaagtaatatgttgagaatttattaagccataaaatgtaattaatatatattttatatttaaaatatatgatcgaataaatgttcatgtttaagattaaaattttatattataaattataatataacattattttatatataattataatttataaaaattatatataatataaaaaattacttaaaaatatataaatatgcgaaCCGGTCCAgtcttagaaaatataaaactgaGACCAGACCAGTTTTTAAAATGGAAGAACGGGTCCCGAACCAAACCGGTCTAAAACTGGACCAAACCAACCAGTCCGGACCGATTCGGTCCAATTTTCCGGTTTATTTTTACGGCCCtagtttgaatattattttctttcaagggGCATCAAGTTATATGGATTCCCGCGAGCTACTTTAAGTCAATCCTAATGTGCAATATTTTGCATTTTGCATTTTATAAATCTGTTAGTAATTAATACAGATATCCACAATCGGGATCTcaagttttgagaaaattttccaTGGCAATAGAGGAGCTGGAGATTTTCTCATTGGATATGGTAGCTTATGGATCAAATTATCATTACTTTTCGCGATTAATCTCCCTGTCCTGGATGCAGTCATCATTGTCTCGTGAATGTGCATAGTGCAGCTCTATACAATCATTGTATCTTATCCTAAATAAAGTTCATAATTTGGAAAGTGAAAGCAGATGGTTCCATTCGAACACGAATAAATACACAAACGACAAGCCTAACAAAACATAATCACTTCAATAGGTCCAAATCTTAATCAAGCGTATAAGACAAATTTTGCCGGGCTGTGCTGCTGAAATATCTTACAAAGTTAGGATGCAAATCAAGCAAAAGGCTGACCTGTAGTAGAGATTGAAAGGTTTCTCAAAACTGTCTGAAGGTAAGGTTGAGACGGCTGGGACGAAGACATGTTTCTTCCAGCAAGGCCTTTGGAGCCGACTTTGGTATGATGGACGACACACCATGAAATATGTGTCTAGATTTAccaccaaaaaacaaaacatctcCTGATTCCAGAAAAATTCTCTCTGCATTGTCCACATTCCTCTGATCTCCATACAGGAATTCTGCAGAATCGCCCAAGGATAAGGAGACAACAGGCAATCCCTTACAGAGACTCTCTCTGCTTTCATCACGATCctaatataaatagatatgtATTATATTCAAAATGAGTACATATAACTTCTTTAAACAATTTACAACAAGAAGTATAAAGCTCATcatggtacttttttttttctcttatcattcCAAACAAAAAGTGGATGTGTAGAAGTATATATAGATGCTTATCTCCTTGAACTTTTTATGCTTATATATCATACAACTTCTTGATGTCTTGCAGAAAATGCTAGATTGTACAACCACATTTTTCAAGCTACTGACATCAGTAAGTAAACCGCAAGTATTGTTTAGATAATGGGACAGTCTAACATGGTGGAACAGCACTGACCTGGTGGAGCCCAAGTCTCCCACTGGTAGTATAAAAGTTGACAATGCATATATCAGGAGATGTTAGAGGGAGTATGTCTTCCACATTGCTAACATGGTATTCTTTCTTAACAAGGGCATGTGCATCTTGAATTGCTCTCTTAACCAACAGGCTAAATTCGTGTGGAATGCAAGGTGGCTCACTACCATCAACAGGCCGAGTGTCATCATATTTTCTTGACATGGGATCCCAGTTCATACCAAGACACATCATCTGCAGACGAAGTTTTGCTCCATCTTGGTAACCCGGCTGGTAGAATCCCCCTGGGCCAATACCAAGATAGCAACATTTCTTTACAATTTCAACCTGAAACAATAAGAGTGGTACAGTGTACAACTACTCAAGCTTACAGGATTTTGGAATACCCAGCGAGCTTTCTTAAAAGAAATGCAGAAGGCACGCATGCTAGCTAATTGGCATGCCAGCTTATAGCAACAAAGCACATTAACTTTAGCTACATTGTATTTATGTGTAGACCCGATTTGTTTGACAAGTGTTTGAAACATTCAAAAACACTAATACCCAATTTAAGGCATGACAGTAAGAACAACCTGTTCTTTATGGGTGATGTACTGTTTTAGTAGAACCATCCCAGGCCTCAGTACTCTTTGTTTTGCCCCTTCCATTTCAGTGTGCCCCATTTCGTTCAAAGAGCCTGTGGATATGGTAGCAGATCTCCTGTTTCCACATAGGCATATATCATATGGCTTGGCCTTAGGAAAACCATGGGAATAACTCGTACCGCCTCCATATTTTGAATTGCCTCGTCCATGTTGAAGTCTTCCGCCATGAGCAGGCTTTTGCTTCTTCCCAAAGTGACCCAAACCGCTTCCATTTAAAATCTGTATCCTATGTAGATGAGTGATTGAACAACTATTATGCCTATGGATAACTACAgcttaaaaaaagaacaacaaatgaACATCATAATTAGGTTTACCAATTCCATTATGTTATACAACACCAAGGCAGTCAATTCGTGTTAAATTTTCAAGTGTCACAGAATCTAAGCGatcaataacaataaaaaagaataattaatacAATACTGTTGAGCCTAAATTCGTAAGCTGCTTTCAAGACCTACAAATGTTTCTTCTCTTCCATCGTTTGCAGATTCAACTAAACAGTATATTCAATTCCTTGAGCTCCTTTGTTGAGGTTACAGTATAGAATTAAACCAACCTAGTTTACAAGAAACATCATACAAGTTCATTTGAAATTGACTTCCTCTTTTGTTTCTggttaagaagaagaaaacttacGGGGTCATAACGAGGAGTCGCAGAACTGCCACTCACGATGGAATCTTTTCGGCGAGAACACTTCACTTCTCTGTTTCCCCAATTCAAGTTGTTTCCCAGCGATGAGAACCGCAGGAAAACATGGCTGGAACCATACCTCCATGGACGATAGAGACGATGGTACCTCCATGACAGGGTGGAGGTTCGACCGAGAAGCATTCTCTGCGATGCGACACCGTTTTTAGCACACAAACCGACTATGAGGATCAGGATCGCGTGCTTACTGCTTATCAGGCTTTATTGCTACGTGTAAAatggtgattttcttttttaggataATTACAGATACAAAAttcatttacaaattattttataagtcaGTTCATATTATTCAATATAATCTTATTACTTTATATAACATTAGGTAGGGAGCAACGTGCCTAGTTGggtgaaaatactttttttttttacaaaaatgatatggtttaataaaatgatatggtttagcaaaaacaataacaatacttattataatatttgattagatggcatttcaaaattttagaattatgCTAATAActaactaattttatttatatatttccaaGTAATGCATGAGCCTTTCTATTAAATagaaacttttataaaattatattctccttattaattgataatttatttattatatatattggtaatAAAGAAGTTAAAAGTCCAATTGCCTTAAAATATTAgtaaagaagaagaattggTAAAGCAATTAATTaccttaaaaatattcttttttttttcttgacctGTACCGTTTTCTTAGCCATTAAAGGCTTCGAGCATGTTCTTGTATGTGTTTGATAAGGGTGgtcttgaaggaaaaaaaaaacagaagaaaaaaaatcaagctAGCAGTGTTCCTCTGTCTCACAGATATACTATACTTTAATGGCTAGCAAATTTCCTCGCAATCCAAGAAAACTATCTCCTTATAAGTAAAGCTACAGTGCAGAAGATGAGGATACTCGGCAAGTCTGGCCATATTTGTGAATAACGATTTCAATCCCAAAGCACACAATATGATCATCACGATCTTGAGAATTCTACTGTATCTTCCCCTTAGACCTAGACCAGTTGGTCTATTCCAcgatattaatttatataaatccaGATGCCGTACATCAagtttatcttcttcttcttcctttttatctttttttttttatctttttttttttatggttgtttTGGGGTCCATGCATGCGTCATTGAATTCTAAAATCCTTATCTCAACAATTAAGACAAAACAAAAAGTCCCCATCAATTGACAATGTATCTCAGATTCTCTATTTTCAAACTtaacaattcaaaaatttatgtgtcattttttttttatgtatcaATCGAACATACCAAGTACTTCCCATTTTGGAGATTAACTTCTTAACatacaaaggcaatatatacAATCACAAGAGATCAAAAAATCTTGTTAGTGAAAACTGATTATCAAGCATGAAAAGTAAAAGTTAGATGACAAAACCTCCATATGCAATAGTATAAACATATGTTTTAATACATATATTGCTGAACTGtcacaaatacaaaaaaataaattcataatataaaatgaacaaCCAAAACATCATAATCCCATTGCTAAATCACAAACCAAAGTTCTTCCAATTTTGGAGATTAACTTCTTAACATACAAAGGCAATACACTAATTGTGTTGCTGACGAAACAATTTGTAACGCATCCATTGCTGTATGAGCTAGAATGCCACCTAGGTTTCCATATTTTCCCCTATCAAACAAATGTTCTCAAAATAAGGATCGAAGTAATCCCAAAAACCTTGATGACACCTTAATAATGATCCAACGTGAAACGAATGACAAAGATTTCCTTAACATCACTCATGACGAGTAATCATGGGTTCTAACGTTCTAACAAAATTGAAAACACACGGTGCTCACCCAGATTTGGAGTTGAACCAGTAACAGTAATACAATGATTTGTCTAAATCGGATGATGAGTAGGAAATTATTCTCTAAGTTCTCCATAGCATTCAAATCACCTCTTCTCGGAAACTCCAATTTCTCCATTACTGTGTCTTGAGGAGTTAACTTCGAATCCACCCAACAAGAAAAAATCAACAATAGGAAAAATGTATGTAGCTGACTTGGCAACTTAAATCTGGATTATTAAGAAAACCATAGAAAATGTCTCCCACTGGCTAAGCTTGTCACCATGATCCAGCAAGTTCCACCAAATTTTAATCATAATTCATTTCAACCTAACAAATAAACTTGAAATCTCCAACGAATTATGCCCATTCTGTAAAGAAACTTGAAATCTCCAAAGAATTATGTCCATTTTGCAAAGATCACCACCATTAGCAAAGATAACATTTCAAATCAGAATCCATAACAATCAGAGCCCAAGTCTCTAAAGACCCAATTGCCTTGAAGGGAGTTCATTgaactcataaaaaataacccAATCTTTTAATCGAAACCCAGTTTTTTAAAACAGTTCGTTtatatcataatttaaaaaacttcCCGAATCCAGTAACCATATTAGGAAAGTGAAGAACTTTCAATATTAAAGAAGGTTTGAGAACtacatatgtatttaaattCATAGTCAAAGGTCAGAAAGATTGTCTTACCCTTAAGgcctaggaaaaaaaaaaacccaacactaaaaaacaaatttgaagagccaaaagaagagagaagacgaGGTTGTCAAAACCAGCAAGATCTGGACCCCCACGAAACTGAAGATGCAGTCGATTAACACAAATCGAACACCACAAACCTGAAGATGAAAACATGCAAATCAGATAAGCAAAAAAAATAGCTtcaatgaaatgaaaggaaaaacacTCTAGGTTGTCAAAACCAGTTAGATCTGGACGCCCATGAAACTGAAGATGCAGTCGATCAATACAAATCCAACACCACAAATCTGAAGATGAAAACATGCACATCAGACAAGCAAAAAAAATTagcttcaacaaaataaaaggaaaaaaaaaaacccaacactaaaaaataaacttgaagagccaaaaaaagagagaagatgtatagaagagagaagatgaagagagagaaaatagaggatCTCAATTGAGAGAGAACTCGGGAGGGAGAGAGTACAAACAGAGGAAAATATTAAGTTTCATATTTGAGTCAGTTTCAATTTGTGAGAGGAAGTGATAAGATCATAAATGTAAAGAGACAATAATAGAAACAACACCAAAAAAgattgaaagagaaaagaaaagacacaACTAACACAGATTAAAGGACAAAAAAATTACTGTTTTCAAAGCTATCATAGTAACTTAACGCTGATTTAACgaaaaaattaatggaaaacaagaattttcatttcctccattttatagccacttatataatagatatatatatttttaaaaggaaaacctcatctcattaaaatattaaacaatacaTAACTTGTCTTTCAAAACAACAGACAAAACCAGTGTTTTAAATACcgtaccgtaccggctggtacgaCATATTTGTCCGATACAGGTATTACATATATTTCATAACGGCCCAAAAACCGGCTGTACCAGcttatatttcggcctgtaccggtcTGTATTTAAGCCTGTACCAgtcgatatttcggcctttaatttttttttttattttttcaaactctaatctcattttttttactctcaATTTAGACtaggttatttataatttatatatatgttatatataatttattcatatatcgattggtattttggaatataatttatatatataatttattcatatatcgactattccgaaatagtacacgaaacggtaccagtatcgaaatatttcgttccaatgtCTCGACTGGTACAACATCCGGTaaagtattcaaaacattggacAAAACCTTTATTAGACCCTTATCTAACCACACACTCTCACATTCAATATTAACAGCCAACTTAGCTGCCTTATGAGTAGCCTTATTACCAGACCTATGAATAAAAGAGTCTCCACAATGGAAATCTCGACATCATCTACTTTATATCATTTGTAACATGTCCCAACCAAGAATTATCATCTAAATTAGACTGAACAACATCAATAACAACCTTGGCATCACCTTTGAAGTGAAAACTGATGAAAACCCAAGTCAATACTCAATTCCAAAGCTCTTAACAAAGCATAGCTTTCAACAACAAAAATTGAGTTAACACAATCCTTAGAAGCAGAAGAGCAGCTTATAGATCCCCTCCACTATCTCTGATAACAACTCCCAAACCtatcatttccttttccttATCAAAAGTAACATCAAAATTAACTGTCAAATTAGGCCAAAAAGTTGGTTTCCATCCTTGTCCTCTTGTTTTTATCTGACTTGTCACTGCTGGACTAGAACCCTTTTGATGCACTTGCTTATAAGAAAACAGATCATCTTGAGCCAATTCTAATATCACTGCCGgacttttaaaactattttaaaaaacaaaattattcctTCTTGTCCATATTCtatgaaaaatgacaaaaaccAACTCTAATTGATCCAATTCTAGCCTTGTATATAATTCAGCCCATAGCATCTCAAAATTTGCATAAAACCTCTGCCACTTTTTAACTGGACTTTCATCTCCACCCTAAACATCAGCTGATGCAAAATAGGTCCAAAGAACATGCAACACAGACTCTTCCTCTAGTCTACATATTGGACACAAACTACTATCAATTACTTGCTTTTTAAACAAATTAccttttataggtaaaatattattcaaagcTTTCCATATCAACTATTTTGTCTTCCCTGAAACCCCCATATGCCATATCTTCTTCCACTAATCTTCAACCCTCCCACAACTTGATGACTCCCACAGCTTCTGACTTTCTTCATAAGATCTTCATTAAAGACAACTTCAATTACTCTTTTTTCCAACACTTCTTCTCATCATCAATGAGCACATCACCTTTGGCTTCAGAGTCAAAAGTATTAACTGGTGTCTAAACCTGATAAGTTGATGGCCTAGGCAACCACTTGTCCTTCCAAATCCTCATGCACTAACCATTCCCCACTCGCCACACAAGTCCACTTTTAACCAGATCCAAGCTTGACTAAAGGCTCTTCCAGATGAAAGAGGGACAAGACCCTAGTTTAGCGTCTAACAACTCCCCATTATGAAAATACTTATCCTTAAAAACACAAGCCACCAATGAAGAAGGTTCTTTTAAAAACCTCCATACTTGCTTAGCAAGCAAAGCACTATTGAGACTGTTGAGATTTTTGAAACCTAGACCTCCCTTGCCTTTCACCACCCCAAGCTTTCCCCAACTTTTCCAATATATGCCTTTCTCAAGTCTGTTTGTGGTTCCACCAAAACCATGCCAACATTACTTCAATTTCCTTCGACAGATTTCTAGgtaatttaaaaacacttattGTGTAAGCAGGTTTAGCTTGCAACACACTTTTAATGAGGATTTCTTTTCCTGTTGTAGATAAAAGCTTAGTCATCCAACTATTAATCATCTTATAGATTTTCTCCTTTAGTCATCTAAAAGAATTTTACTTAGACCTTCCCACAACACTAGGAAGCCCCTAAATACTTGTTATAGTTGTTGCACATCATCCCATATGTCTGCTGTAAAATAAAACTCCTGGTAGCAGCCTTTTTGTTAGAGTTAAACAAAATACTGGTTTTCTATTTGCTTATAGTTTGACTCGAGGCATACTCATATTGAACCAACAAATTATTCACACAGCACTACTCCTCATATTTTGCTCTTCAGAATACCACACAATTATCATAAAAAAGTAAGTGATTTATCTTTGTACCTCTCCTTGCCACTTCTACCCCTTTAATAATCCATCTAGATTCAGCTTTTTGTAACAATGAACTAAGACTCTCAACACAAATCGAGAACAAATATGGTGACAAAGTATCACCTTGTCTCAACCCTTATGTAGGTAAGATAGTCTCACCTAGCACCCCATTCACAATAACTAAATAACTCACTGATCTCACACACTTCATCACCAATCTTGTCCAATTCAAACCAAATCTCAACTTTAACATCATAGCCTCAAGATAACCCCATTCTaccctatcataagccttgGACATGTCAAGCTTAATGTCTACACTACCATCTCTTCCCTTCTGCCTATTTTGCACGGAGTAATTCATATGCTACCATAATGTTGTTTGTAATAAGTTTATCAGGAATAAAGGCACTTTGGTTCTAAGAAATAACCTTAGACAGAACACCCTTCATTCGATTGGCCATAACTTTAGAAATCAGTTTGTAAAAGACATTGCATAAACTTATTTGACGATATTCATGCATTGAACTGAATTAGGAGAGTTTACCTTGTGAATCAATGCTATATAAGTATGATTAAGATCTCTTGGCATCTTCCCACTTTGCAGGAACTCCAAAATCGCTTGGAAAACCTCCCCTCCCACTGTCTCCCAATAATCTTGATAAAACCTAGCACCAAAGCCATCTGCCCAGGTGATTTAAAATGAGACATCTACTTTAAAGCAACAACCACTTCCTCACTGGTAAAAGCTTTGTTCAGACCCCCTCATATCATCTGAGATCCTTTCTTCCACCCCTTGCAGGCACTGCTCTATACATCTTACGGATGGATTAGTAGATTTGTAAACTTCtgaaaaatgatttcaaaaacCAGCTGCAATGTCTCCCTTCTCCACCAGAACCTGACCCTTAACATCCACAACCTTTTTAATAgtgttcttttttccttctttgattcACACAgacatgataaaattttgtattccTATCCCCACCTTCTAACCAATGTCTTTTGGCTCTTTACTTCCATTTGATATCCTTttgatccaacaaaaaaaagcTCAACCCGTAACCTCTTCTGTTCTGCCAAATTCTTTGGCGCCTTGCTATTTTGCAAAAAGCCCACAACTTTGTCTTTTTTCTAATTGTAGTTGTCCTCTCTTTAACAATATTTCTGCTCCATTTCTACAAACCCCTCCTGCAACCGTCCAATTTCGTTTGCACCCTGTCAATCCAATTCTATCGAGCAACCCCTTATTGCCATTTAGTTACAACTAAAGAGCTACAACCCTCCTCATTTATCCAGTTTACCTCATATTTAAAGTGAAATTGACTTCTTTTAACATTTCTTCTCTCATGCAAACAATTCAGCAAAACAGGCCTATGATGTGAACATAAGGCAGTTCGTGTTTCCACTATATACTCAGTATAGATTGCTCTCCAATATGGGTCTGCCACAACTTTATCCAACCTCTCCGTAGTATAAGAATCATCCTCATGGTGGTTACTCCATGTATATTTGTCCCCTTTCCATcccaaataaaaaagattaccATCTTCCAATACTCTCCTAAACATACCTATCAACTTCCCAGTCTTTGGTCTGCCACccactttttcatcatttatcAATACTTCATTTAAATCACCAATCACACACCATCCCCTATCACTAGGCTTGAAATAACCCAATAAGCTTCATGCCTGTCTTCTTAAATTAGCATTAGGTTGGCTATAAAaacaagttaacaaccaactttGACTACACTCCTCATCCTTAACCATCAATTTAATATGCTTTTGAGAATAATTTACTAACTCAATTTGATCTTTGTGTTTCCATAAAAGCATCAAACCTCCACTTCTCCCCATAGCTTCCACCGTAATGTAACATTCAAATCTAAACCTTCTTGCAACTGCTTGAGCATGAAAATAGGACAACTTAGTCTCCATTAAGAAGATCACATCGAGCACTTTATCTTTCACTAAACAACAAAGGCTTTGAACTGTTTAGAAGTTTTCAAACTcccgacagttccaacttaatattttcataatgctTGGTGGAGTTGTC
This window harbors:
- the LOC121266409 gene encoding alpha-ketoglutarate-dependent dioxygenase AlkB homolog isoform X2, which gives rise to MTPIQILNGSGLGHFGKKQKPAHGGRLQHGRGNSKYGGGTSYSHGFPKAKPYDICLCGNRRSATISTGSLNEMGHTEMEGAKQRVLRPGMVLLKQYITHKEQVEIVKKCCYLGIGPGGFYQPGYQDGAKLRLQMMCLGMNWDPMSRKYDDTRPVDGSEPPCIPHEFSLLVKRAIQDAHALVKKEYHVSNVEDILPLTSPDICIVNFYTTSGRLGLHQDRDESRESLCKGLPVVSLSLGDSAEFLYGDQRNVDNAERIFLESGDVLFFGGKSRHIFHGVSSIIPKSAPKALLEETCLRPSRLNLTFRQF
- the LOC121266409 gene encoding alpha-ketoglutarate-dependent dioxygenase abh1-like isoform X1: MLLGRTSTLSWRYHRLYRPWRYGSSHVFLRFSSLGNNLNWGNREVKCSRRKDSIVSGSSATPRYDPILNGSGLGHFGKKQKPAHGGRLQHGRGNSKYGGGTSYSHGFPKAKPYDICLCGNRRSATISTGSLNEMGHTEMEGAKQRVLRPGMVLLKQYITHKEQVEIVKKCCYLGIGPGGFYQPGYQDGAKLRLQMMCLGMNWDPMSRKYDDTRPVDGSEPPCIPHEFSLLVKRAIQDAHALVKKEYHVSNVEDILPLTSPDICIVNFYTTSGRLGLHQDRDESRESLCKGLPVVSLSLGDSAEFLYGDQRNVDNAERIFLESGDVLFFGGKSRHIFHGVSSIIPKSAPKALLEETCLRPSRLNLTFRQF